Genomic DNA from Telopea speciosissima isolate NSW1024214 ecotype Mountain lineage chromosome 2, Tspe_v1, whole genome shotgun sequence:
GCACATATGTTGGTGCAAGGACTACACAGACTAGACAGCGATCTCCTGCCTTTTCTCCTTTTCGGTAGTTCTTTTCAGATGGACATCATTGTCGCAGTAGCAGGTGTTTTCATGTGGCAGTTTCTTCCTCACAAGACGTCCATCCTTGGTTTCTTACTATAGTTCATAGAGTTCTAACACTCTTGTGAGGGCTTCCCAATGGTCAAACCTTTGTCAATTTGTTGGTGATTGGAATTTATGCTCATCAGCACCTGATTTAATGTGGTGCCAGACCTTGCACAAGCACTCAGATCTCTCGCCCTTTTTGGACTTGATTACTGATGCATTTATCTTCCTTTCTCGGGCCCTGTATACAAGTGGGCCAATAGGTAGTTTTTTTATCATCTCCAGTTGGCTGCCCGGTTCAGTtttccagttcctctaacaaagatGAGTTGAAATGATCTCTCTATCCATgtccaaacactctgcccggatggggtccatcatccccctattagaggaactgggccgGTAAGCAGAAAGTGATAATTTTCCACGACAATAGGCAGTTTGGTGTTAAAAGAATTGAAGAGTAGCAGTTCAATCGATTTATCTCCACCGCAAATTGGTTCGTTTCTCATCCCCATGCCTTGGTTCAACAGGTTACAGACTTACAGAGAAGCAATCCTTCAGGGACGTAGTCGTTGCGTCTTGGGAGCGTGGAATGAGGTATCCGTATTGTATCGGCTGGATCGGCCTCAGTCCTAGATCGGATATTAGTATTGGATGATTCCTAGATCGGATATTAGTATTGGATGATTTGGATCCAAGGTAAAGTGGGAAAAAAACCCATTTCTTAATGAAAAATAGGGATAAATTCTGAGCGATCAGAGCCAATCCAGATCGATATTGGCAGAGACCCAATACTGAAACCTCAATCCCTGCTTGGGAGTCATACCTCAGGTTCTTCATCCTTTGTCTTAAACTTCACTTGAACTATGTTCAGAAGATAGATACACAAATAAATCACTATATCATCAGAGTTTGTCtcatgatttattttttttccttttattgacTTCCAAAACATAATCTTAGACTAAGAGAATAAGGAGCGTGAAAATGATTCCCATATGTAGACtacaacagggttgggttggaccgggccttttaaaaccccatcccaaccctgagtccccccTTTACTTGGGCCCAGGTCCGGCCCTGACTCAGgatcagaaaaatccaaccctaacccgcacTTAGGGTCAACCAGGCCAAACTCAACCCTAAACCCCAACCCTAACCAGGCCCTGACTCAGCCGAAAATTCTCAACCCTCACCTACCCTCAAGGTCAGGGTATCTCAACCTAGACCCTGTTAGGGCTCAAGGCAGGCCAGGGACGTCAAGTTTAAACTTGCACTCCTAGTATGAATCCATCCCAACGTATACTAAAAAAGATATTCATTCTCACATATCCACTATTCTTTTGCCATGTGTAATCGATGTAACTATTGTGACCGTTAGATAAAGAGATCAAAGTCTGTAACAGTCACTCagtcaaatttcaaaatctaattcaatcaaaataCCATCCTATTTATTGGTATGTATCCAATGTATGACCATTGCCATACATTCTCCACAAAATTTGATCAATTCCCAGCGGCAGTTATTGGCATTTAAACTGTATATGTActcctacccaaaaaaataaaaaactgtaTATGTAGTGTACCACAAGTTCCTACCATGCGTTGGCTGTGTAGTAACCAAAACTCCCTGAAAAGGTATATAATAGTCAATTTAACATTCAGTTAAAgtttcgaccaaaaaaaaaattttcagttaAAGTAGTCACATTTAGCTTTAACATAAAGCGCCTATTAGGAAATGGAAATAATAATGAGATTGAGAATCCTATGCGGAGGGCCTTCAAAAGAACTACAACAAAACTATAAGCCTAAACCAAGTTTCCATGTCATAATAGGCGCTTTAAGTAGTCCATTTTCATATTTTCGTAATTTACCTTTTGTTTTcaccaataaataaaacaatcaaaatcaTTCAGCCCATAGCAATCCTGCCAAGTCATAAACCAGTTTTTACCACTTATGTCAGAAAAGGGAAATAGCTATGATTAAACTATGGAACCTTGGCTCAGCCTAACATATTTTGTGCACTTTGGAAGATTGTGAACAGAAGACAGTGAACATAACCCAACTTCCCCATCAGATTAGGAGCCAAAATatacaaaaagaaacaacagTATTCAAAAACTTTTACTATCATATGAACTGCAGATGTAAACATGACAAAAAGGGTACACAGAACACTTGCCTTTTCAATTGCGAGTCCGCGACCACAAGCCGGCCATAAACATAAGTAGAAACAACAACACGTAATTAAACTTATCCCAACAACCCACCACCACTACCTTTGCTTGCTCTTGCCAACCTATTTGTGCCCCTCTGCCTAAAGGAAGCGCTTTGCACAATCTTTCTTCTACTCACAGCTACTTTGATCAGCCCAACTTGGATTCTTTATCATGTGACAATATACAGAAGCATGAGACATTTAGGCCAAAAGCGAAAAGCAAAAAATGTAGTAGATAAATTCACCAAATTTCAGAAGGCCCAGCCAACCGCCACACATGTCAGAGCATTGTGGAGCTAGAAATTCCACTTCTTGGGCCTGTATGTATGCTGATTTAACCACAAAGCTTGCAACTTTTGCTTTGCATCCATGAAGTACCAAAAGTCTGGCTCCAGGTTCATTTGCTTATGTGCCTGCTGGGTGCAAGTGATTTAGACCAGATTGTCGCCTCATATGCTCTGGTATCAACCTGTTTATGAGCTCTGGTGGAGCTCCAGATAACTGTAACCAGGGAGTGAGAAACAGGGTCAGTGCCAGTTTAGCAGTAGTTGAGGAATCGATaataaggtaaaaaaaaaaaatatcataatcGCCATTTTTTCCAATGATCTGATAACTACACATGAGTTCATACGTATATTAAACAAAGACATCCacaaaaaagttgaaaattaaaGAAACCTATCAAGTTCTCAATTGCAAATGCCTTTTACTTCAAAAGCTCATTATGGATTAGGATTTTGCTATCTGAAGCCTGCTATCTAAAACCCCAATGCTAAGCGCAACTGAGATGGACCTGATCCGAATTTGGATTCAATTAACTAGATACCATATTGAATTCaggtatgtttatttatttggtcAGTTGGGTAGGTGGTGATCGGTTAGTACATCGGTTTTGAAAAATGTATCCAAATAAATCTTTTAACATCGCCTTGgcctaaaaaggaaaaaaaaaaaaggcgaaTTATTATTATAGCAAATGTCTTGTCTTTTTTTCCAAATTGTCACAAAGCATTTATTCCACCACGTGGAAAGATGATATACCCATTccgaccattggatagagaggacatggtctagattagccatgtgtcagtctcatcaatcaaataccctctttTATATTGGCAGACATCCTATGTATctccatgcatgtgtaccaaTACTCTATACATTACTGTGCACTCTGAGTGGGAACAAATgatttagattttaaaaatgtaaaaatgaaTGGTTCagatttatcttgtgatttttgGAAACATCGCCTTCAattgttacatggataactacccaaaagaaaaagattctacatcttttttccctttttgattCTTAACAATCTTTTAACATATCCATTATGTggacatctttttttttaattactttttggggggtgggggattagggaggggggaaggtaccagccaggagactcgaactccagacctcctggtgagcatgggcatgaagcgccccacggctcaccaactgcactaggcagctGTTGGTCAATTATGTGGACATCCTAACATGCAATATATGTCGATATCAGTTCTGACACAGTTCATATTCATTATATACAGTTCCTTCACTTTATATCAGAAAACACGGTATCTTAATGTCTTAACAACTTCTCTTGCACATAACATATTTCCAGGGATATGCTTAGAAGTTAGGACATAGTAAAGACTCTCAAAAGTTCAGAGGcatacttcttgtttgaagtTGAATAGAGGGGGTAGAGGCCGACCATTAGGGAGGCGGGCATTGGGTTCCCTGAGCTCATCAAAAAAAGGATGAGCACATGCTTCTAGCTGCAGAgaccaaaaaaataacaaaaaaagagatGTCAATAAAGCAATCCATCTCAGTgtagaaaataaattttgttaCTTGTTGGATTTTCCTTTCCAAAGAAGTTGGTTTAGATCCTTGTCATGtagttcatagttgtcaaggcatcgcctaggcatccaggtgccttggtcgcattggtcgccttgttggtgacttggtgtcaccttgcgtccaggccccctcTCCAACACCCTGGGTCACCTAgttgccgtgacaactatgatgtggTTTACATGTCGATTGTTAGATCAATATTTTGTGTATTTACTTGGAAGAATATGAGATTTAttcattaaggaaaaaaaatttcattactatTGAAAGAGCAAAACCCTCGTGTAGGACAGCCATAGAATAGAACATATACGAAGAACTGACCATATAGTAACATAACAGAATCAGGGACTCCAGAGAAAACCTCTGAATTACCATAGAAATCTGAAGCATAAAAGGTATCTAAATGGGGAAAAAATAACTACGAGCATGCTTAAATTACACATGAAAGTGAGATAAAGACCTCCAATGGACCAATTTCACCATTAAAGATCAATGAACAGTGACCTAAAATACTGACATAAATACAACTAGTTAGTTCCATGCATATACAGAAATTGGGGAGCATCCCAACCTCTTGGAAAAGGACAAAGCAATGTACCAGAGTCCTGTTCCATCTGATCAACTTATAATGCATTAAATCTAGTCAAAACAGAGTCCAAAACAAGAAAGCAGATTGGGTACAATGAATATGGTTATATAGTAAGCCTCCCAGAGGTTCAGATTGGATTATTGGAACAAAGATTACGTTTGGTCATGTCATTCGGCCCCGACCTCCAAATCCTATACACCTTAGTGGATGGAAgtagaaaattcagaaatacaACTGAGAAGCTCCGCCAAAGACCATCCTCCTAATAGAATTCTCTTACACCATGAAACATATTGACATCCCCTTCCCTCAACACTACTAACTTCAACAAAGTAGCAGTTTAGCACCTCTACAATCCACCAAGGGATACAACCTTCAAATCATGAGGAAAGGATCACTTTGGAACCAAGCAGACAGTAAGAATGTAATATGCAGTTGTTGACTGAATATAGAGCCATGAGGACCATAAAATAGCTTTTGGAACTTCCCttcaaccaaaataaaaatacaatgaAATCATACTCACAGAAGTGCAGCGAAGACTAGGTGAATATTGTAGAAGCCTTGACGCAAGATCAATTGCTTCTGGAGGCATCCTCTTGTGGAATACCTGAACCAAAGGAATTTGAAGGTAATACACCATTTGGCACTCTAGCATGCACATGGGAAATTAATTACCCAAACAAGCTATTTCTGAATAAAACAATTGACTATTAAACTTGAGGTTTAGGAACCTATCTCACAAAGAAGCATCTAATATTAGAATACAACACTAGGGGCACCCATGGTGAGAAGTAGGGGataccaaaaacccaaaaatggacCAAAGGAACAAACAAAAGGGTTGACTACATTTCGTACAATGTTAAAATTTAAATACTTGGGTTTGATGTGGCCAAACAATTTAAGCTGTTATAGAAGTGTAAAGTAATCCTCCATAAGCATGGTAGCAAAATAATTATCTTTATTAAAATTGACATAACAGACTCAACTCCTACAGTCACTAGACCTCCAAGCAGAAACAGTTGCATGCATAGTAAAAGTGTTCTAGAGCACTTTCATATCCAATGAATGCCAATTATCAGTTCTCTAGTTCACAAATATATTGTTAAAAATCCATTAATAGTttctcttccaaaaaaaaaaatagagagcaCATATGAAATGCATACCTTGTGCCAAGGGTGAGCCTTTATCTGTGGAAACCTAAACTCGGTATAATTTGGATTCATACATCGAATCTCTTCCCGAGTTGGAGTTCCAAGAACCTGCAAAAAGGCATTTCAGAAGTGAGCAATCCAGTGGTTGAGTTGCACATCCCCCATTGACTTGAAATAGATTACGGAGCTGAACCTTGATGATCTCTACAAGTTGATCCACCGCAGTGTCTCCCGGAAACAGCGGCTGGGACATCCCAAAATTGATACAAGTCAAGAAGAAATGATCATAACAACATGGCATAGACAAATTGTTCAGAAAGTTCAGGGCTTAAAAAGTTTACAGTTGCAAACCTGTCCTAGAAGAAGCTCAGCCAGAACACAACCAGCTGACCAGATATCAATTGACGTCGTATATTCTGTTGCACCAAATATGAGTTCTGGAGCTCTGTAGTATCGAGAGCAAATGTATGATATATTCGCTTCGCCCTTGATCTGAAGGCAGTTTAATTTTCagggaaaaagaaatgaatgggAAAATATACATATGAAAAAACTTTTGCAGTATATGCCCACAGGCCACAGCATTAAAATTTTCCCTGaaaatgtatttatttttaaattatgttAAATTTCAAAACTGTATTATCATTACAATTTGGTCCATGTTATGGGAGACAAAGCAATCAACTCCACAATCAAATACCACAGGAAGGACCAAATATCAGCTAGCAAAAGCCCTGTTAGATTTGCCACAAACAGAGGTGACTGGGAGCTTAATGTGTGGATGcagacaaaagaaaataaaagaatggagGTGAGGTACTAACAAAGGGTATTTCACCCGAGTCTAAATCAAGAATTCAATAAAGTAGCATAATCTTTTTCCAAGTTATGGGATACACACACTATCATTTCAGGTAAACACATGGATGCTAGCAATGTGTTTGTCAGTCATCCAAGATATTCCAGTTACTTCAATGAAAGCAGACCACATGGTAAGTGAGAACAATTGGATGCACATACCAGAACTTTTGCACTTCCAAAATCACAAAGCTTGACTTGATGAGTAAGGGGATCAACCTGTTAAATATTTCAGTGGATTCAGCAAAACATGCCATAATCACCACTGGTAGATAGCACTGTTAGAAAGAACATACCAGAAGATTTTGAGGCTTCACGTCTCTATGGCAAACTCCAGGAACAGTGTGAATATAAGCCAGCCCCCTAAAAATCTGAATATGACCACCAGTTAACAGCAACAAGAGAGACAAAAAATTATGCAAACCTAACAAAACAGAAGCTTGATATGTACTTGGTAAGTGTACAGTTTCACATAGATAAGTGGCATCCTTTGGTTTGCATTGCTGTAGTGTTTCAAAACACGATACACAGTCTCTGGGACATATTCCATGACCAGGTTGAGAAACAGCTCATTTTTACTGGTTGTAGAAAAAAAGCAGTGCTTCAAAGAAACCACATTCGGGTGATCCATAGAGCGCATGAGCTGCAGTTCACGATTTTTATACCGCCTGTCCTGCAAGACCTTCTTTATAGCAACCGTCTCACCAGTCTCCAAGCATTTTGCCTGGGAGTAAAAGTAGAACATGAAATCAGAAGTTAAACAGATAGACGAACACAGTTGAAGCAGAATCACCATGCCAATACCTGAAAGACTactccaaatgacccattcCCCACAACACGCTCTGCCATGTAACTGATGGTCTGTAAGTTATAAGATAAAATGCATAAGGATTCAAAATATGGACTGAGAGTGTCAAGAAAAAGTACTCCTTATAATCCTCCTTAAATTCAACCTTTCAAAGCTGAAAGTTATTGCTGTCTTGCATCTCAGAGAAACACAAAGGCAATGTCATGCTGGCTAACCATAAATTTTCTAGAAAAAGATAGTTTAAtcatatttaaaattttctacAAGAATTATTACAACGCTTCAAGAAATTGCAAGAGATGTGAAATATCTAAGGAAAGTCACAGCCACAAGCACAGATTGTCAGCAAGTTGCAATTCTAACCCGCTTGGCTTCACCATTTTTGCCTCCAATGGTGGTTGAAATGATATGACCAGTTACCGGATCATTCCCCTCAACAACGGCAGGGAGCATTTCCTGTTACACATATGAAGTGAAACAATGACTAAAGCCACTTAGAAATCAAGCGCAAGTTTCAGAGGAAAATCAACAACAGTAATAATCCACCGGAAAGGAAAATATCACATACGCAACCAGGCAGCACAATTGAAGTGACCAAATATCATGCACCAGAGAACGAggagtgagaaagagagaggaatatAAGGAATTCCGAATACGAAGGACCCAGAAAGATGCGTTAAAGAGAAGCAGATTAGAAGCGTTATGCCTTTCAAGAAAGTATCAAATGCCTTAAAGCTTGCAGATCAAACAGAGAACAATCGGAGGAAGAATCAACGCCAACGACCGTATGAAGTAAACCAGAAAAGATTGCAGGAATATACAAAGGAAAAAGGCAGAGTAATGACATAAGAAATCAAACTGGAAATAGGAAAAAGTTAAACCTTGTCACAAGATACCAAGTACAGTACCAGGGAAGCCCAAATCATACTaaaacctttaaaaaaaactaTTTGAAGATCTAATAGAACTTCCACATAATACCGAAAAAAAGTAAAGTAGAATCTCAATCCATCGCAAGA
This window encodes:
- the LOC122651381 gene encoding shaggy-related protein kinase eta-like isoform X2, with protein sequence MASLPLGLHPPESEGVKIAPRRPEMGDDKEMLPAVVEGNDPVTGHIISTTIGGKNGEAKRTISYMAERVVGNGSFGVVFQAKCLETGETVAIKKVLQDRRYKNRELQLMRSMDHPNVVSLKHCFFSTTSKNELFLNLVMEYVPETVYRVLKHYSNANQRMPLIYVKLYTYQIFRGLAYIHTVPGVCHRDVKPQNLLVDPLTHQVKLCDFGSAKVLVCGEANISYICSRYYRAPELIFGATEYTTSIDIWSAGCVLAELLLGQPLFPGDTAVDQLVEIIKVLGTPTREEIRCMNPNYTEFRFPQIKAHPWHKVFHKRMPPEAIDLASRLLQYSPSLRCTSLEACAHPFFDELREPNARLPNGRPLPPLFNFKQELSGAPPELINRLIPEHMRRQSGLNHLHPAGT
- the LOC122651381 gene encoding shaggy-related protein kinase eta-like isoform X1 — translated: MASLPLGLHPPESEGVKIAPRRPEMGDDKEMLPAVVEGNDPVTGHIISTTIGGKNGEAKRTISYMAERVVGNGSFGVVFQAKCLETGETVAIKKVLQDRRYKNRELQLMRSMDHPNVVSLKHCFFSTTSKNELFLNLVMEYVPETVYRVLKHYSNANQRMPLIYVKLYTYQIFRGLAYIHTVPGVCHRDVKPQNLLVDPLTHQVKLCDFGSAKVLIKGEANISYICSRYYRAPELIFGATEYTTSIDIWSAGCVLAELLLGQPLFPGDTAVDQLVEIIKVLGTPTREEIRCMNPNYTEFRFPQIKAHPWHKVFHKRMPPEAIDLASRLLQYSPSLRCTSLEACAHPFFDELREPNARLPNGRPLPPLFNFKQELSGAPPELINRLIPEHMRRQSGLNHLHPAGT